A single window of [Clostridium] hylemonae DSM 15053 DNA harbors:
- a CDS encoding LytR/AlgR family response regulator transcription factor, translating to MKIAVCEDNVKERELLCEQIRTAMELRDVNAEVEIFETAEELLKAAEKTFFSMFFLDILLPGLSGMDAALKLRRAGNYSPVVFTTVTKDYLAQSYSVWAAHYLVKPIEQRDMEEAFSRALKMLEGTERKLELTVARHTEQIPYSEIYYVEGNNRNCIVHTRTGTHTPYTSLLGIVEKLDDKRFLHCHRRYVINLDHVLAVQRSKVAMRDDVLLPIRRGEAEQIRRAWEDRRFEIVNGRE from the coding sequence ATGAAGATAGCAGTCTGTGAAGATAATGTAAAGGAGCGGGAGCTGCTTTGTGAACAGATAAGAACGGCCATGGAACTCAGGGATGTTAATGCTGAGGTTGAAATATTTGAAACTGCAGAGGAACTTCTGAAGGCTGCGGAGAAAACTTTCTTCTCCATGTTCTTTCTGGACATACTTCTGCCGGGGCTTTCCGGTATGGATGCTGCGCTGAAGCTCAGGAGAGCAGGCAACTATTCACCGGTAGTATTCACTACCGTCACAAAGGACTACCTGGCCCAGAGCTACAGCGTATGGGCGGCGCATTATCTAGTTAAACCTATTGAACAGAGAGATATGGAAGAGGCATTTTCACGCGCGCTCAAGATGCTGGAGGGTACGGAAAGAAAGCTGGAACTTACGGTTGCCCGGCATACCGAGCAGATCCCTTATTCAGAAATCTATTACGTAGAAGGAAACAACCGGAACTGTATCGTGCATACACGTACCGGTACACATACTCCGTACACTTCTCTTCTGGGAATCGTTGAGAAGCTTGATGACAAGCGGTTCCTGCACTGCCACCGCAGATATGTCATCAATCTGGACCATGTTCTTGCGGTACAGCGGAGCAAGGTCGCCATGCGGGATGATGTGCTGCTGCCCATCCGAAGGGGGGAAGCGGAACAGATCCGCCGCGCATGGGAGGACAGGAGATTTGAGATCGTGAACGGAAGAGAATGA
- a CDS encoding DUF917 domain-containing protein produces the protein MSRILHKQDFIEMCHGAVLRSDGGDYPLRCALEEIERIDREKPIEIELVDVDEMDEDLYAVTVGKLGPVSTDAAVCHDSRDGMIALRKMQELMEAKGKKIGYLYTLEHDCIQLPYFLKVASQAGLPLLNADSCGRSVPTLSNILTCVYRHPVSPLVYASIYGESVVIETPDPCDTAAMELIGRSIVVAYNNILIAYCLPPLDKAGCRECLVAGSAASLQETGKALLRAKEDRTDPVEEVLKVIDGKFLCKGKISEKEWVCRDGFDFGRTTVDTGEGTYTLLVQNENLALREDSTGKLLLTAPDSIGMIHLERGEGITNDELEIGMELAIIGIKAAEPWYRIPEGFSCWDDVFRNIGLDNVEHVPFD, from the coding sequence ATGTCACGTATACTACATAAACAGGATTTTATTGAAATGTGTCACGGAGCCGTGCTCAGAAGCGACGGGGGAGACTACCCCCTGCGCTGTGCGCTTGAGGAGATCGAACGGATCGACAGGGAAAAGCCAATTGAGATCGAACTGGTCGACGTAGATGAGATGGACGAAGATCTCTATGCCGTAACAGTAGGAAAACTGGGCCCTGTCTCTACAGACGCAGCGGTCTGCCACGACTCCAGAGATGGTATGATCGCGCTGCGTAAAATGCAGGAACTGATGGAGGCAAAGGGAAAAAAGATAGGATATCTGTATACGCTGGAACACGACTGTATCCAGCTGCCCTATTTTCTTAAGGTTGCCTCGCAGGCAGGCCTGCCTCTTTTAAATGCAGACTCGTGCGGCCGGTCGGTCCCGACGCTCAGCAATATATTAACGTGTGTGTACAGACATCCGGTCAGTCCACTTGTATACGCATCCATTTACGGGGAAAGCGTGGTCATCGAGACACCGGATCCGTGTGATACTGCCGCGATGGAGCTGATCGGAAGAAGCATTGTGGTCGCCTACAATAACATTCTGATCGCGTACTGCCTCCCGCCGCTTGATAAAGCAGGCTGCAGGGAATGTCTGGTGGCCGGTTCGGCAGCAAGCCTGCAGGAGACGGGAAAAGCACTGCTGCGGGCGAAGGAAGACCGGACAGATCCTGTGGAGGAGGTGCTGAAAGTAATTGACGGTAAATTCTTATGTAAGGGAAAGATTTCGGAAAAGGAATGGGTGTGCCGGGACGGATTCGATTTCGGCAGAACGACTGTGGACACCGGAGAAGGGACATACACACTCCTAGTCCAGAATGAAAATCTGGCGCTCCGGGAGGATTCCACCGGAAAATTACTCTTGACCGCCCCCGATTCTATCGGTATGATCCATCTGGAACGGGGAGAAGGCATCACAAACGATGAACTGGAAATCGGCATGGAGCTTGCCATTATCGGCATCAAAGCCGCGGAACCGTGGTACCGTATTCCCGAGGGATTCTCCTGCTGGGACGATGTATTTCGCAACATCGGTCTTGACAACGTGGAACACGTACCATTTGATTAA
- a CDS encoding cytosine permease has protein sequence MNSEQEKNSLFEEDAFKPVPPGERHGWWKTSFIWAGSSICVPTIMVGALMIKGLSFMEMILAVIIGTVLLSIVFCLQGMEGTDTGLPTVVLARSAFGREGAGIIISFILATTLICWTGSDCQIAGESFIQILTLNNIHWNREATIIILGIIMLTVSILGEKIISKLNIIAVPALILLCIYGIVTCLQDISFLDLVRSSPVEPVSLAEGVAMVFGMQAVGSTISPDYHRFCRDRKSSCLAAVVGIIPYCLFLFIAGSIMGAATGESDISILIAKLGLPVIGLLILVLATWTTMACDAYTGGLAITSLLHLSGKRRAAATAIAGIVGILLAVFGIMNYFTNFLDLMAGCIPPVAGVMITDYWILKRGKVENWEERPGFHWTGIVCLVCGVLAALFLPFGFATINGIVVSGVLYYAAMKLTDRKEPRRDIV, from the coding sequence ATGAACAGTGAACAAGAAAAAAACTCTTTATTCGAGGAAGATGCTTTCAAACCTGTACCGCCCGGAGAACGCCACGGCTGGTGGAAAACATCTTTTATCTGGGCCGGAAGCTCTATCTGTGTACCGACGATCATGGTAGGAGCCCTGATGATCAAAGGTCTTTCCTTTATGGAAATGATCCTCGCCGTGATCATCGGCACCGTACTTTTATCGATCGTATTCTGCCTGCAGGGCATGGAGGGAACTGACACCGGACTTCCCACCGTCGTACTGGCCCGCTCCGCATTCGGACGGGAAGGGGCCGGCATCATTATTTCTTTTATACTGGCCACGACCCTTATATGCTGGACAGGCAGCGACTGCCAGATCGCGGGAGAGTCCTTTATCCAGATACTGACTTTGAATAACATTCACTGGAACCGGGAGGCCACCATTATCATTCTCGGCATTATCATGCTGACCGTCTCTATTCTCGGAGAGAAGATCATCTCGAAGCTTAACATAATAGCCGTTCCCGCGCTTATTCTGCTCTGTATATACGGCATTGTTACATGTCTGCAGGACATATCCTTTCTGGATCTGGTCAGATCCTCCCCGGTGGAGCCTGTCAGTCTTGCGGAGGGAGTCGCCATGGTATTCGGCATGCAGGCGGTCGGCAGTACGATCTCGCCTGATTACCACCGGTTCTGCCGGGACAGGAAAAGCTCCTGTCTTGCCGCTGTCGTAGGTATCATCCCCTATTGTCTCTTCCTCTTTATCGCCGGTTCTATCATGGGGGCGGCGACCGGAGAATCTGACATCTCCATTCTGATCGCCAAGCTGGGCCTGCCGGTCATTGGTCTGCTTATTCTTGTTCTTGCCACGTGGACAACAATGGCCTGCGACGCTTACACCGGCGGCCTGGCGATCACAAGTCTGCTGCATCTGTCCGGAAAGAGGCGTGCGGCCGCAACTGCGATCGCAGGAATCGTAGGTATTTTACTCGCTGTGTTTGGTATCATGAACTATTTTACAAATTTTCTGGATCTGATGGCAGGCTGTATCCCACCGGTAGCAGGTGTCATGATCACCGATTACTGGATCTTAAAGCGCGGTAAGGTGGAAAATTGGGAAGAACGGCCCGGCTTTCACTGGACCGGTATTGTATGTCTCGTCTGCGGAGTGCTGGCGGCGCTGTTTCTCCCATTCGGCTTTGCTACCATAAACGGCATTGTCGTATCCGGCGTACTTTACTATGCGGCAATGAAACTGACGGACCGAAAAGAACCCCGGCGCGATATTGTTTAA
- a CDS encoding amidase family protein: MDVTKESISCQQEQMSRGNLSSKELTAAYLKRIQQYDQNGPKINAVAELNPDAIFTAEALDRERMLRGPRGPLHGIPVLLKDNISTGDKMHTTAGSEALADNFARKDAPLVKQLRKAGAVILGKANLSEFARYIAQEFPDGYSSRCGQVKNPYDASFPVSGSSSGSAAAAAGCFCSAAVGTETAGSITYPSIFSGICGLKPTVGLVSRSGIIPICGQDTAGPMARTVTDCAILLSAMTTGPDADDAATGCTEHLIPKDYTVFLKPEDFRGMRIGVNRVRCDKESFPEDSDDMFEKELLLMQQAGAELVDCDIAFTGMDSGILGQATMLYEFKTALNFYLSRYAAGQCRSLADIIAYNQRHAKTALRYGQDLLLLAQEQTTGRLVESSYWSQKFRAIEEGQAALDTCLSQYELDVITSPCYSNLPAITGYPSITVPMGLSRSGVPAGISFYAGAFQEGKILTAAYGYEQVSKRRIPPAFDR, from the coding sequence ATGGATGTGACAAAAGAGAGCATTTCCTGTCAGCAGGAACAGATGAGCCGTGGAAATCTGAGTTCAAAGGAACTGACGGCAGCGTATCTGAAGCGTATTCAGCAGTATGACCAGAACGGACCAAAGATCAACGCTGTAGCCGAATTAAATCCGGACGCCATCTTTACGGCGGAAGCCCTCGACCGGGAACGTATGCTGCGGGGGCCCAGAGGACCGCTCCACGGAATCCCGGTCCTGTTAAAAGATAATATCAGTACAGGAGACAAAATGCATACAACGGCAGGCTCCGAGGCGCTGGCCGATAATTTTGCCAGAAAGGACGCCCCCCTTGTGAAGCAGCTTAGGAAGGCAGGCGCCGTGATCCTCGGCAAAGCGAACCTTTCGGAATTCGCCCGGTATATCGCCCAGGAATTTCCGGACGGGTACTCCTCCCGCTGCGGTCAGGTGAAGAATCCCTATGACGCTTCCTTTCCGGTCTCCGGCTCCAGTTCCGGGTCCGCCGCTGCGGCTGCAGGCTGCTTCTGCAGCGCGGCCGTCGGGACAGAGACCGCGGGCTCCATCACCTATCCCTCCATATTCAGCGGAATCTGCGGCCTAAAACCGACCGTCGGACTCGTAAGCCGCTCCGGCATCATCCCGATCTGCGGCCAGGACACGGCGGGTCCCATGGCGCGGACCGTCACAGACTGTGCAATATTGCTCAGCGCAATGACGACAGGGCCGGACGCGGACGACGCCGCAACCGGGTGCACAGAACATCTGATACCGAAAGATTACACCGTGTTTTTAAAACCGGAAGATTTCCGCGGCATGCGGATCGGCGTCAACCGGGTCCGCTGTGATAAGGAATCGTTTCCCGAAGACAGTGACGACATGTTTGAGAAGGAACTGCTGCTTATGCAGCAGGCAGGCGCAGAGCTTGTAGACTGCGACATTGCGTTTACGGGAATGGATAGCGGTATCTTAGGACAGGCAACTATGCTGTATGAATTTAAAACAGCGCTCAACTTTTATCTCTCTCGCTACGCGGCCGGACAATGCCGTTCCCTTGCCGACATCATCGCGTACAATCAGCGCCATGCAAAGACCGCGCTGAGGTATGGACAGGATCTGCTGCTTCTGGCGCAGGAACAGACGACGGGACGTCTCGTGGAGAGCAGCTACTGGAGTCAGAAATTCCGGGCCATAGAAGAAGGACAGGCCGCGCTCGACACCTGTCTGAGCCAATATGAACTGGATGTGATAACGAGTCCCTGTTATTCCAACCTGCCGGCAATTACAGGTTATCCTTCCATAACGGTCCCCATGGGATTGTCACGAAGCGGCGTTCCGGCCGGCATATCCTTTTACGCGGGCGCGTTCCAGGAAGGAAAGATTCTGACGGCGGCCTACGGATACGAACAAGTGTCTAAGCGGCGGATCCCGCCTGCTTTTGATAGATGA
- a CDS encoding helix-turn-helix domain-containing protein, translating to MDRVKQVGERIRFYRKQEKMTLEMLAAKMNKSKATISKYENGTIVMDIGTLYDFADVFRIPVYCLIDDTRKETGVHGHMPFSSSILYFYIFKGSGNREIAESYLSLAEKDGECQVTLYYGGLPDKRNKSCLVYIGKGCGTDTTFSFMVTNYQNPLDQMYFTASLPYINWNGYLAGFWVGLTFEGVTPICMKAVISETSMEDRETLRKLLTVTNAELNYFKKHDKFLLRSED from the coding sequence ATGGACAGAGTGAAACAGGTAGGAGAACGTATACGATTTTATCGGAAACAGGAGAAAATGACACTGGAAATGCTGGCCGCGAAGATGAACAAGAGTAAGGCCACCATCTCCAAATATGAGAACGGAACAATTGTTATGGACATCGGGACATTGTATGATTTTGCCGATGTCTTTCGTATTCCGGTTTATTGTCTGATCGACGATACGCGTAAGGAGACAGGGGTACACGGACACATGCCTTTCTCCTCCTCGATCCTGTACTTTTATATATTTAAGGGGAGCGGAAACCGGGAGATCGCGGAGTCCTATCTGAGCCTCGCGGAAAAGGACGGGGAATGTCAGGTGACGCTTTATTACGGGGGACTCCCGGATAAACGGAACAAATCCTGTCTTGTGTATATCGGGAAGGGATGCGGCACAGACACGACCTTTTCATTTATGGTAACGAATTACCAAAATCCCCTGGACCAGATGTATTTTACCGCCAGTCTGCCGTATATAAACTGGAACGGCTATCTGGCCGGCTTCTGGGTGGGCCTTACCTTTGAGGGGGTTACGCCTATCTGTATGAAGGCAGTCATTTCAGAGACGTCCATGGAAGACAGGGAGACGCTGAGGAAGCTTCTCACCGTGACTAACGCGGAATTAAATTATTTTAAAAAGCATGACAAGTTCCTGCTTCGGAGCGAAGATTAA
- the coaBC gene encoding bifunctional phosphopantothenoylcysteine decarboxylase/phosphopantothenate--cysteine ligase CoaBC, with translation MLLKGKTILLGVSGGIAAYKSACLASRLVKSGAEVHVLMTEHARNFINPVTFETLTGNKCITDTFDRNFEFNVEHVALAKKADSVIIAPATANVIARLAHGLADDMLTTTVLACQCPKIIAPAMNTRMYENPVTQENLKLLEKFGMEVISPASGRLACGDTGSGKMPEPDILLQYVLKSCALPKDMAGLKVLVTAGPTQEAIDPVRFITNHSSGRMGYSIARMCMLRGADVTLVSGQTALDPPLFVNTIPVISAMDMFHAVTSNSQDKDIIIKAAAVADYRPAHVSDEKVKKADSEMSLALERTDDILKYLGEHKVPGQFLCGFSMETEHMIENSRKKLINKHLDMIVANNLKEEGAGFAGNTNVVTFITPDTQTELGVMDKEDVAMCLLDEILKRIR, from the coding sequence ATGCTGTTAAAAGGAAAAACTATACTGCTCGGCGTCTCCGGAGGGATCGCCGCATATAAAAGCGCCTGCCTTGCAAGCCGGCTCGTGAAATCAGGCGCAGAGGTGCACGTACTCATGACAGAACATGCCCGGAATTTCATCAACCCCGTCACATTTGAAACGCTGACCGGCAACAAGTGTATCACAGACACATTTGACCGGAACTTTGAGTTCAATGTAGAGCATGTAGCGCTGGCCAAAAAAGCGGATTCTGTCATCATCGCGCCCGCCACGGCAAACGTCATCGCCAGGCTTGCCCACGGACTTGCAGATGACATGCTTACAACGACTGTCCTCGCCTGCCAGTGTCCAAAGATCATAGCTCCTGCCATGAACACACGCATGTATGAGAACCCGGTGACGCAGGAGAACCTGAAGCTGCTTGAGAAATTCGGGATGGAAGTCATATCTCCCGCCAGCGGGCGGCTCGCCTGCGGAGATACCGGAAGCGGAAAAATGCCGGAACCTGATATACTGCTTCAGTATGTGCTCAAAAGCTGTGCGCTTCCGAAAGACATGGCAGGACTTAAAGTCCTCGTCACGGCCGGGCCCACCCAGGAAGCAATAGACCCGGTGAGATTCATCACAAACCATTCTTCCGGCAGGATGGGCTACAGTATTGCCAGAATGTGCATGCTCCGCGGAGCGGATGTTACGCTCGTCTCCGGACAGACTGCGCTGGATCCGCCATTGTTCGTAAATACCATACCGGTCATCTCCGCCATGGATATGTTCCATGCAGTGACTTCCAACAGCCAGGATAAGGACATCATCATAAAGGCTGCGGCTGTGGCCGACTACCGGCCCGCCCACGTAAGCGATGAAAAAGTAAAGAAAGCGGACAGTGAGATGTCCCTTGCCCTGGAGCGCACCGACGATATACTGAAATACCTCGGAGAGCACAAGGTCCCGGGCCAGTTTCTCTGTGGCTTCTCCATGGAGACGGAGCATATGATCGAAAATTCCCGGAAGAAACTGATAAACAAACATCTGGACATGATCGTGGCAAACAACCTGAAAGAAGAGGGGGCCGGTTTTGCCGGCAACACAAATGTAGTCACCTTTATAACGCCGGATACCCAGACAGAGCTGGGTGTCATGGACAAAGAGGATGTAGCCATGTGTCTTCTGGACGAGATCCTCAAGCGGATCCGCTGA
- a CDS encoding ECF transporter S component yields the protein MKERKHDTRWMVSVALMAAIVIVLANTPLGMIQLPIIKATTVHIPVIIGAVLLGPGAGAVLGGVFGICSLVSNTMAPTLLSFAFSPFMSTTGLAGAAKAVWISVGCRILIGVAAGWLWILLTRLKVNQLIALPIVGFIGSLVNTVTVMGSIYVLFAQQYADAKQVGITAVWGLIMGTVTASGIPEAAAAAILVLALGKVLIQVTKKMNFGTISAQAVR from the coding sequence ATGAAAGAAAGAAAACATGACACTCGTTGGATGGTCAGTGTTGCACTTATGGCGGCTATTGTCATCGTGCTGGCGAATACACCGCTCGGCATGATCCAGCTTCCGATTATTAAGGCGACAACTGTGCACATTCCGGTAATAATCGGAGCTGTTTTACTCGGGCCCGGAGCAGGCGCGGTGTTAGGCGGTGTGTTTGGGATCTGCTCTCTGGTGAGCAATACGATGGCGCCGACACTGCTGTCGTTTGCGTTTTCCCCGTTTATGAGCACCACTGGTCTGGCAGGGGCGGCAAAGGCGGTATGGATCTCTGTAGGATGCCGTATCCTCATTGGCGTTGCGGCAGGATGGCTCTGGATCTTGCTGACCAGACTGAAAGTCAATCAGCTGATCGCGCTGCCTATCGTTGGATTTATCGGCTCTCTTGTGAATACGGTGACAGTTATGGGCAGTATATATGTATTATTTGCCCAGCAGTATGCGGATGCAAAGCAGGTCGGGATCACGGCCGTGTGGGGGCTTATCATGGGGACAGTCACCGCGTCGGGCATTCCGGAGGCGGCTGCGGCTGCGATACTTGTGCTGGCGCTTGGAAAGGTGCTGATACAGGTGACGAAGAAAATGAACTTCGGGACGATCAGCGCGCAGGCAGTCCGGTAG
- a CDS encoding diguanylate cyclase domain-containing protein, whose product MMAADNIFANELMRNILNRLYTNIFVTDAETDEIIYMNDVMKETFGLEHPEGHPCWQVLQKDMKARCGFCRIGELLGEKDRKLCIWDEKNVLSGRVYRNYDSLIELGGKTYHIQNSMDITNRMTFSDTANIDELTELWNRRAGKEKLRQLLEQAKKEKKTTVVALFDINELKSVNDRFGHLEGDRFLRYAATAVREVLREKDLALRLSGDEFVVAFYAESSEEADANMHRIQDGLKEMEKQYGLSYRMGFSYGLMEVYPEDSYTVTQIIAKADSQMYIQKRRYHIEQAKQRLRDIDYGRDTVFQYDKDHLYTALTASTDDYIFVGNMKTGVFMYPPAMVREFGLPGPVLENAAAFWGELIHPHDESRFLESNQEIADGRTEYHNIEYRARNVRGEWIWLRCRGKMVRDVQGMPELFAGFITNLGRREQIDHMTGLYNRFKFEGAVKKHLVSRTVSHVGIMILDMDTFKDINDLYNRSFGDEILRMTAEKIRSVLPENASAYRLDGDEFGIVLLNGEKKAYDKLYTDIQEELERQKEWNGRKYHCTVSAGYAVYPEDADNYLDLIKYSDYALEESKRQGKNRLTVFTRDIIFERTRRLKLTELLRECVGRGFAGFDVYYQPQVESATGRLYGAEALARWNCPDYGNISPVEFIPLLEKSGLIVEFGRWVFRQAVLQCREWRKRCPDFNISINLSYVQVIQDDVVGFVESVLSETGLKPQAVTLELTESYLAKEDKLVKDCMESLKDQGLLIAMDDFGSGYSSLKSLKTIPANIVKIDREFTAGITSDAFNMSFIRAITELCHKVGKTVCLEGVETEEEYRMVSGSGLELIQGYYFGKPVKAEEFPIA is encoded by the coding sequence ATTATGGCTGCTGATAATATATTTGCAAATGAATTGATGAGAAATATTCTGAACCGTTTATACACTAATATTTTTGTGACAGATGCAGAGACGGACGAGATCATCTATATGAATGATGTAATGAAGGAAACATTTGGGCTGGAACATCCGGAAGGGCATCCGTGCTGGCAGGTGCTGCAGAAGGACATGAAGGCAAGATGCGGTTTCTGCAGGATCGGCGAACTTCTCGGTGAGAAGGACAGAAAGCTGTGTATATGGGATGAAAAGAACGTGCTCTCCGGCCGTGTTTACAGAAACTACGACAGTCTGATCGAGCTTGGGGGGAAGACGTACCATATACAGAATTCTATGGATATCACGAACCGCATGACATTTTCGGATACAGCCAACATTGATGAGCTGACGGAGTTATGGAACAGAAGGGCCGGGAAAGAGAAACTGCGCCAGCTTCTGGAACAGGCGAAGAAAGAAAAAAAGACGACGGTCGTCGCATTGTTTGATATCAATGAGCTGAAGTCGGTAAACGATCGATTCGGTCATCTGGAAGGAGACCGGTTCCTGCGTTACGCGGCAACGGCGGTCCGGGAAGTGCTGAGGGAGAAAGACCTTGCCTTACGGCTGAGCGGAGATGAGTTCGTAGTGGCCTTTTATGCCGAAAGCAGTGAAGAAGCGGACGCAAACATGCACAGGATACAGGACGGGCTGAAAGAGATGGAAAAGCAGTACGGACTATCCTACCGGATGGGCTTCAGCTATGGTCTGATGGAAGTCTATCCGGAAGACAGCTATACTGTCACGCAGATCATTGCGAAGGCAGACAGCCAGATGTACATACAAAAGCGGCGGTATCATATAGAGCAGGCAAAACAGAGGCTGCGGGACATAGATTATGGCAGAGATACCGTATTTCAGTATGACAAGGACCATCTGTACACGGCGTTGACAGCGAGCACAGATGATTATATATTTGTAGGCAACATGAAGACGGGAGTCTTTATGTATCCGCCCGCCATGGTAAGGGAATTCGGCCTTCCGGGGCCGGTATTGGAAAATGCGGCGGCCTTCTGGGGGGAATTGATACACCCTCATGACGAAAGCAGATTTCTGGAGAGTAATCAGGAGATCGCGGACGGAAGGACGGAGTACCACAATATAGAATACCGGGCCCGCAATGTGCGCGGAGAGTGGATATGGCTGCGCTGCAGGGGGAAAATGGTAAGAGATGTCCAGGGGATGCCGGAGCTTTTTGCCGGTTTTATCACCAATCTCGGCAGGAGAGAACAGATAGACCATATGACCGGGCTTTACAACAGGTTTAAGTTCGAGGGAGCCGTAAAGAAACATCTTGTCAGCAGGACGGTGAGTCATGTGGGAATCATGATACTGGACATGGATACGTTCAAGGATATCAATGACCTGTACAACCGTTCATTCGGGGACGAGATCCTTCGCATGACGGCTGAGAAGATCCGGTCTGTGCTGCCGGAAAATGCCTCGGCTTACAGACTGGACGGAGATGAGTTCGGCATAGTGCTGCTGAACGGGGAGAAGAAAGCGTACGATAAGCTTTACACGGATATACAAGAAGAGCTTGAGCGGCAGAAGGAGTGGAACGGACGGAAGTACCACTGCACCGTCTCCGCAGGTTATGCAGTGTACCCGGAAGATGCGGATAATTATCTCGATCTGATAAAATATTCGGACTATGCGCTGGAAGAATCTAAGCGGCAGGGGAAAAACCGGCTCACTGTCTTTACGCGGGATATTATTTTCGAGAGGACGCGGAGACTCAAGCTGACGGAACTTTTGAGAGAGTGTGTCGGGAGAGGCTTTGCGGGATTTGACGTCTATTACCAGCCACAGGTGGAATCGGCCACGGGCAGACTGTACGGGGCAGAGGCGCTGGCCAGGTGGAACTGTCCCGATTATGGAAATATATCACCGGTTGAATTTATTCCGCTTCTGGAAAAAAGCGGTCTGATCGTCGAGTTCGGCAGATGGGTGTTCAGGCAGGCGGTGCTCCAGTGCCGTGAATGGAGGAAGCGCTGTCCTGATTTTAATATCAGTATCAACTTGTCTTATGTGCAGGTCATACAGGATGATGTTGTGGGCTTTGTCGAGTCGGTCCTCTCTGAGACAGGACTGAAGCCGCAGGCCGTGACGCTGGAACTGACGGAATCTTATCTGGCGAAAGAAGATAAGCTTGTAAAGGATTGTATGGAAAGCCTGAAAGACCAGGGGCTGCTGATCGCCATGGACGATTTTGGAAGCGGCTATTCATCTTTGAAGTCGCTTAAGACGATACCGGCCAATATTGTGAAGATCGACCGGGAATTTACAGCGGGCATCACCTCTGATGCGTTTAACATGTCCTTCATCCGGGCCATAACAGAATTGTGCCACAAGGTGGGCAAAACGGTCTGCCTGGAGGGGGTTGAGACGGAGGAAGAATACCGTATGGTAAGCGGCAGCGGCCTTGAGCTGATACAGGGGTATTATTTCGGAAAGCCGGTCAAGGCAGAAGAATTTCCCATTGCATGA
- a CDS encoding FAD binding domain-containing protein — protein sequence MFSVNQYVKAKSLKEAYELNQARNSRVMGGMMWMRLTNARVQTIIDLSGLGLDEIEETDHVFKIGAMCTLRTLEQHEGIREMYGGAVAEALRHIVGVQFRNQATVGGSIYGRYGFSDVLTCLLALDTFVELYNGGTIRLSEFVSHRPDNDILVSVIIRKRERKLRYASVRRTATDFPVLSCAVVTGLLHGEEYWYVSVGARPMRASLLEKAWKISGGTSEEQIAAYAKEAAAQFSYGSNMRGSAQYRRQLAEILIRRAVTSIVTEDEKE from the coding sequence TTGTTTTCGGTAAACCAATATGTTAAGGCAAAATCGCTGAAAGAAGCGTATGAGCTGAATCAGGCGCGGAACAGCCGTGTCATGGGCGGTATGATGTGGATGCGGCTCACAAATGCAAGAGTACAGACGATAATCGATTTATCCGGACTCGGACTGGACGAGATAGAAGAGACAGACCACGTATTTAAGATAGGCGCCATGTGTACGCTGCGTACGCTGGAGCAGCATGAAGGTATCAGGGAGATGTACGGCGGCGCCGTCGCGGAGGCGCTGCGCCACATAGTAGGAGTTCAGTTCCGCAATCAGGCCACGGTGGGAGGGAGCATTTACGGGAGATATGGTTTCTCGGATGTCCTCACGTGCCTGCTGGCGCTCGACACATTTGTGGAGCTGTATAACGGCGGGACGATACGGCTCTCAGAATTTGTAAGCCACAGGCCGGACAACGACATTTTAGTGTCCGTTATCATCCGAAAGCGTGAGCGGAAGCTGCGCTATGCGTCCGTGCGCAGGACGGCCACTGATTTTCCCGTGCTTTCGTGCGCCGTGGTGACGGGACTTCTGCACGGGGAAGAATACTGGTATGTCTCGGTAGGGGCAAGGCCGATGCGGGCGTCACTGCTCGAAAAGGCATGGAAGATATCCGGCGGCACGTCCGAGGAGCAGATAGCGGCGTACGCAAAAGAGGCGGCCGCGCAGTTTTCCTATGGGAGCAACATGAGAGGAAGTGCACAATACCGCAGACAGTTGGCCGAGATTTTGATCCGGCGGGCGGTCACATCGATTGTAACGGAGGATGAAAAGGAATGA